A single region of the Mechercharimyces sp. CAU 1602 genome encodes:
- a CDS encoding DUF1002 domain-containing protein — protein MKKKWISALLTLAMVFTFVPTIVHADAVVGETVVTLGQNLTQEQRSAMLQEMGVNEKDVQVIEVTNAEEHQYLGDYMSKATIGTRALSSAKITLAETGTGITVETKNISTITEMMYSNALITAGVKDADVYVTAPFPVSGTAGLTGVIKAFESATDKKISEEQKQVANEEMVRTSEIGEQIGDTEKAAELIMRVKEEIAEQQPQSPEEIKQIIINVAGDLNINLTEQNINDLTNLMDKFSQLDIDWDQLSSQLDQFKEKWGDALQSAEEAKGFFDKLINWLSNLLDSLTSIFS, from the coding sequence ATGAAGAAGAAATGGATTTCAGCTTTACTCACCCTAGCTATGGTCTTCACTTTTGTTCCCACAATTGTACATGCTGATGCAGTTGTAGGTGAAACCGTTGTAACCTTGGGACAAAACTTAACGCAAGAGCAAAGAAGTGCCATGCTCCAAGAGATGGGTGTGAATGAAAAAGATGTCCAAGTGATTGAGGTTACCAATGCTGAAGAACATCAATATTTAGGTGACTACATGAGCAAGGCTACAATCGGAACAAGAGCGCTCTCCTCCGCCAAAATTACATTAGCTGAAACAGGTACAGGAATTACGGTAGAAACAAAAAACATCAGCACCATCACTGAAATGATGTATTCGAACGCTCTGATTACTGCTGGTGTAAAAGATGCTGATGTTTATGTTACAGCCCCGTTCCCCGTATCGGGAACCGCAGGACTTACCGGTGTCATTAAAGCATTTGAATCCGCAACAGATAAAAAGATTAGTGAAGAACAGAAACAAGTGGCGAATGAAGAGATGGTTCGCACCTCAGAAATTGGGGAACAAATCGGAGATACTGAAAAAGCAGCTGAACTCATCATGCGCGTCAAAGAGGAGATTGCTGAACAACAACCCCAATCTCCCGAAGAAATTAAGCAGATTATCATTAATGTCGCAGGTGACTTGAATATCAATCTGACAGAACAAAATATTAATGACCTTACAAACTTAATGGATAAGTTCTCCCAACTTGATATTGACTGGGATCAGCTCTCCTCCCAGTTGGATCAATTTAAAGAGAAATGGGGCGATGCGCTCCAGTCCGCTGAAGAAGCTAAAGGGTTCTTTGATAAATTAATCAACTGGCTCTCTAACCTCTTGGATTCCTTGACGAGTATATTTTCATAA
- a CDS encoding succinate dehydrogenase cytochrome b558 subunit, protein MSKQVSFFSRRLHSLLGVIPVGFFLVEHLLTNWYATRGADVFVEKVNSLWEIPFLWVFEVFFIFLPLLYHGVYGLYIAFTAKNNVTNYGYFRNVMFMLQRVTGVITLVFVSWHVWETRIQLLLQGFTASELAGHTAELLSNDLTFILYIIGLIAAVFHFSNGMWSFLVSWGITVGPRSQRVSTFVWIAVFFVVSYLGVSALFAFVDPEFTKQLAQR, encoded by the coding sequence ATGAGTAAGCAAGTTAGTTTTTTTAGTCGTCGGCTACATTCATTGTTGGGTGTGATTCCGGTCGGCTTTTTTTTGGTGGAGCATTTACTGACGAACTGGTATGCAACCCGTGGTGCGGACGTGTTCGTAGAGAAGGTGAATAGCCTGTGGGAAATTCCTTTTTTATGGGTGTTTGAGGTCTTTTTCATCTTTTTACCATTGTTGTATCATGGGGTATATGGGCTTTATATCGCATTTACAGCGAAAAACAACGTTACCAATTACGGATACTTTCGCAATGTAATGTTTATGTTGCAACGGGTAACAGGCGTTATTACCTTGGTTTTTGTGAGTTGGCACGTCTGGGAGACACGCATACAATTACTACTCCAAGGTTTTACAGCGAGTGAATTGGCAGGACATACAGCAGAGCTTTTAAGTAATGATCTCACATTTATTTTATACATTATTGGTTTGATCGCGGCTGTCTTCCACTTTAGTAATGGCATGTGGTCATTCTTAGTTAGCTGGGGCATTACAGTGGGACCGCGTTCGCAACGGGTTTCGACCTTCGTATGGATTGCGGTATTTTTCGTTGTCTCCTACTTAGGGGTGAGCGCCCTGTTTGCCTTCGTCGATCCAGAATTCACAAAACAATTGGCGCAGCGATAA
- a CDS encoding twin-arginine translocase TatA/TatE family subunit, with amino-acid sequence MLPNIGVPGLILILVVALIIFGPSKLPELGRATGRTLKEFKDSVSGLSEDKSESQADDTKKVKS; translated from the coding sequence ATGTTACCAAACATTGGAGTACCAGGGCTGATCCTTATCTTGGTCGTTGCCCTCATCATTTTCGGTCCCAGTAAGCTCCCTGAATTGGGTCGTGCTACAGGTCGGACATTAAAAGAGTTTAAAGACTCCGTCTCCGGACTCTCTGAAGATAAATCTGAGAGTCAAGCAGACGATACGAAGAAAGTCAAATCATAA
- the uvrC gene encoding excinuclease ABC subunit UvrC produces the protein MVDQLKHKLSLLPDQPGCYLMKNKEREIIYVGKAKSLRSRVRSYFTGSHDAKTQRMVIDIVDFEYIVTASNLDALLLECNLIKKHRPRYNVMLKDDKSYPYIRLTKEKHPRLEVTRKVKKDGSRYFGPYPNAGAAQQTKKLLDRLYPLRKCRTLPKRVCLYYHLEQCVAPCEFPVAEETYEEMTSQIIRFLNGGYKEVQQDLQTKMEEAAAGLQYEQAKEYRDTISHIEAIMHKQHMDFADRVDRDAFGYASAKGWMCVQVFFSRQGKLIERDVSIFPHYNEPEEDFLSYVTQFYHSAPSLPREIHLPQGVDHSLLSAWLDTVKVHVPQRGLKKQLVEMATQNAQIALEERFQLMEKDQARTEQAMQELAESISIGLPRRIEAFDNSNIQGTSPVSAMITFLDGKPAKKEYRKFKIRSERKADDVDTMREVIRRRYTRVLKEDLPLPDLILIDGGKGQMGAALDVLENELGLYIPVGGMVKDDRHQTARLLFGDPPEPVALKRGSQGFYLLQRVQEEVHRFAISFHRQTRSKAMITSQLDSIPGIGEKRKRLLFQHFGSIEKMAKGSINEYREAGIGDKLAREIIATLNK, from the coding sequence ATGGTTGACCAATTGAAGCATAAATTGTCACTACTACCTGATCAGCCAGGGTGTTATTTAATGAAAAATAAGGAACGGGAGATCATTTATGTGGGGAAAGCGAAATCGTTACGTAGCCGTGTTCGTTCCTATTTTACAGGCAGCCATGATGCGAAGACACAGCGGATGGTGATAGATATTGTCGATTTTGAATATATTGTTACTGCTAGTAACTTAGATGCGCTTCTTTTAGAGTGTAATTTAATTAAAAAACATCGACCCCGATATAACGTGATGCTAAAAGATGATAAATCGTATCCGTATATTCGATTAACCAAAGAAAAACATCCCCGTTTAGAAGTGACCCGTAAAGTAAAAAAAGATGGCTCGCGATATTTTGGACCATACCCGAACGCCGGGGCAGCACAACAGACAAAAAAGTTACTAGACCGCTTGTATCCTCTACGCAAATGCCGCACATTACCGAAGCGAGTTTGTTTGTATTATCATCTGGAGCAATGTGTGGCCCCATGTGAATTTCCTGTGGCAGAGGAAACCTATGAAGAGATGACAAGTCAAATTATTCGCTTCCTTAATGGTGGTTATAAAGAGGTACAGCAAGATTTACAAACCAAAATGGAGGAAGCCGCTGCAGGGTTGCAGTATGAACAGGCAAAGGAGTATCGTGATACGATTTCGCATATTGAAGCGATTATGCATAAGCAACACATGGATTTTGCTGATCGAGTGGATCGGGATGCATTTGGGTATGCTTCAGCCAAAGGGTGGATGTGTGTACAAGTTTTTTTCAGTAGACAGGGGAAATTGATCGAGCGTGATGTTTCTATCTTCCCGCACTACAATGAGCCGGAGGAAGATTTTCTTTCTTATGTTACACAGTTTTATCATAGTGCTCCCTCATTACCTCGAGAAATTCATCTTCCGCAAGGGGTAGATCATTCGTTGCTCTCAGCGTGGTTAGACACGGTGAAAGTGCATGTCCCTCAACGAGGTCTAAAGAAACAACTGGTGGAAATGGCGACGCAAAATGCCCAAATCGCGCTTGAAGAGCGTTTTCAACTGATGGAGAAAGATCAAGCACGAACAGAGCAAGCGATGCAGGAATTGGCGGAGTCAATCAGCATTGGTCTACCTCGTCGGATTGAGGCTTTTGACAACTCCAATATCCAAGGAACATCGCCGGTGTCTGCGATGATTACTTTTTTAGATGGGAAGCCAGCTAAAAAAGAATATCGGAAATTTAAAATCCGTTCAGAAAGAAAAGCGGATGATGTAGATACGATGAGGGAAGTGATTCGCCGGCGTTACACACGTGTTTTGAAAGAAGACCTTCCCTTGCCTGATTTGATATTGATTGATGGAGGAAAAGGACAGATGGGGGCAGCGTTAGATGTATTGGAAAATGAACTTGGTTTATACATTCCGGTTGGGGGCATGGTAAAGGATGATCGCCATCAGACGGCACGTCTTCTCTTTGGGGATCCTCCAGAGCCTGTAGCATTAAAGCGGGGGTCACAAGGGTTTTATTTGCTGCAACGAGTGCAGGAAGAAGTACATCGGTTTGCTATATCTTTCCACCGTCAAACCCGCAGCAAAGCGATGATCACCTCTCAATTAGACTCCATTCCAGGTATAGGGGAAAAACGAAAGCGCCTCCTCTTTCAACACTTTGGTTCTATTGAAAAGATGGCTAAAGGGAGTATAAACGAGTATCGCGAAGCTGGAATCGGAGATAAATTAGCACGTGAGATTATTGCGACACTTAATAAATAA
- a CDS encoding SCP2 sterol-binding domain-containing protein, which yields MDEVQAKGGYIDMEISSVFAELTQKVNENPEGIQGVNAIYQFDLDEGGTYQIQFADGKAEQYEGTPLDAQCTMRLSEKNFAKLVQGELNPTMAFMSGKLKIDGDLSLAMKLQSILKNYQ from the coding sequence ATGGACGAAGTCCAAGCTAAGGGAGGATACATAGATATGGAGATTAGCAGTGTATTTGCTGAACTGACACAAAAAGTAAACGAAAATCCAGAAGGTATTCAAGGGGTAAATGCAATTTATCAATTTGATCTGGATGAGGGAGGTACCTATCAAATCCAATTTGCCGACGGTAAGGCAGAGCAATATGAAGGAACTCCCCTCGATGCGCAGTGTACGATGCGTTTATCGGAGAAGAACTTTGCTAAGTTGGTGCAAGGAGAGTTAAACCCAACGATGGCATTTATGAGTGGAAAGCTGAAGATTGATGGTGACTTGTCATTGGCCATGAAATTGCAATCTATCTTGAAAAATTACCAGTAG
- the trxA gene encoding thioredoxin, with the protein MAIIEVTDQSFNEQVESAGTGAVLVDFWAPWCGPCKMLAPVLEELDAEMGNQLTIAKINVDENPDISGRYGVMSIPTLMLFKDGQMVNKMSGFLPKEQLQEWINDHI; encoded by the coding sequence ATGGCTATTATTGAAGTGACAGATCAATCCTTTAATGAACAAGTTGAATCGGCAGGTACAGGTGCTGTGCTCGTCGATTTTTGGGCACCATGGTGTGGTCCGTGTAAGATGTTGGCGCCAGTCTTGGAAGAACTGGATGCTGAGATGGGGAATCAATTAACCATCGCTAAGATCAATGTGGATGAAAACCCAGATATTTCTGGTCGTTATGGTGTGATGAGCATTCCAACCTTGATGCTCTTTAAAGACGGTCAAATGGTTAATAAAATGTCCGGTTTCCTACCAAAAGAGCAGCTGCAAGAATGGATTAACGATCATATCTAA
- the sdhA gene encoding succinate dehydrogenase flavoprotein subunit, with amino-acid sequence MSEKIIVVGGGLAGLMATVKAAEAGADVELFSLVPVRRSHSVCAQGGINGAVNTKGEGDSPWEHFDDTIYGGDFLANQPPVKAMAEAAPGIIYLMDRMGVPFSRTPEGLLDFRRFGGTKHHRTAFAGATTGQQLLYALDEQARRWEVEGRVTKYEHWDFLEAILDDEGRCRGILAQDMRSSEIHSFPADAVIMATGGPGIIFGKTTNSMINTGTAASALYQQGVYYANGEFIQVHPTAIPGDDKLRLMSESARGEGGRVWTYKDGKPWYFLEEMYPSYGNLVPRDIATRAIFSVCVDQKLGVNGENVVFLDLSHKDPKELDIKLGGIIEIYEKFMGEDPRKVPMKIFPAVHYSMGGLWVDYDQQTNIPGLFAAGECEYQYHGGNRLGANSLLSCIYGGMVAGPKAIEYARGLDKSSQDLPSTLFEGKAKEHQAKFADLLKMDGDENAYKIHKELGEWMTDNVTVVRHNDRLQKTDEKIQELMQRYKRINMTDTTRWSNQGAQFTRHLWNMLELARVVTLGALNRNESRGAHYKPEFPERDDENFLKTTKAKWTAAGPDLSYEDVDTSLIKPRPRRYDVAKEGAKTK; translated from the coding sequence ATGAGTGAAAAAATTATTGTCGTCGGTGGCGGACTCGCCGGCTTGATGGCAACAGTGAAAGCAGCCGAGGCAGGTGCAGATGTAGAGCTATTTTCCTTGGTGCCCGTACGACGCTCACACTCAGTGTGTGCACAAGGCGGCATCAATGGAGCGGTTAATACCAAAGGAGAAGGAGATTCTCCTTGGGAACATTTTGACGATACCATATATGGTGGAGACTTTCTTGCAAACCAACCGCCTGTTAAAGCGATGGCAGAGGCGGCACCTGGTATTATCTATTTGATGGATCGTATGGGTGTACCTTTTAGCCGTACACCTGAGGGATTGCTTGATTTTCGACGTTTTGGTGGAACAAAGCATCATCGCACCGCTTTTGCAGGTGCTACGACCGGACAACAACTCCTGTATGCATTGGACGAGCAAGCCCGCCGCTGGGAAGTAGAGGGGCGTGTGACGAAATATGAACATTGGGATTTCCTTGAAGCTATTTTAGACGATGAAGGTCGCTGTCGTGGGATTTTGGCGCAAGATATGCGTTCAAGCGAAATTCATTCATTCCCTGCGGATGCGGTTATCATGGCTACAGGTGGACCAGGGATTATTTTCGGTAAGACAACCAACTCTATGATTAACACAGGGACGGCAGCGAGTGCACTTTATCAGCAAGGAGTGTACTATGCTAACGGTGAATTTATTCAGGTTCATCCTACAGCTATTCCTGGTGATGATAAGCTTCGTCTCATGTCAGAGTCAGCTCGGGGTGAAGGTGGACGAGTTTGGACATATAAAGATGGAAAACCATGGTACTTCCTAGAGGAGATGTATCCATCCTATGGAAACCTGGTTCCTCGTGATATCGCCACACGTGCTATCTTTAGCGTTTGTGTGGATCAAAAATTAGGGGTAAACGGAGAAAATGTGGTTTTCCTCGACCTTTCACATAAGGATCCAAAAGAGCTAGACATCAAGTTAGGTGGCATTATTGAGATTTATGAAAAATTCATGGGTGAAGATCCCCGGAAAGTACCGATGAAAATCTTCCCTGCTGTACATTACTCCATGGGTGGTCTGTGGGTAGACTACGATCAGCAAACCAATATTCCAGGGCTGTTTGCAGCTGGAGAGTGTGAGTACCAGTACCATGGTGGGAACCGCCTTGGTGCCAACTCGCTGCTTTCTTGTATATATGGTGGGATGGTAGCAGGGCCGAAAGCGATCGAATACGCGCGTGGGCTAGATAAATCTTCACAAGATCTCCCATCTACTCTTTTTGAAGGGAAAGCAAAAGAGCATCAAGCTAAATTTGCAGACCTCTTGAAGATGGACGGAGATGAAAATGCTTATAAAATTCATAAAGAGCTAGGCGAATGGATGACGGATAATGTGACGGTTGTGCGTCATAATGACCGCTTACAGAAGACGGATGAAAAGATTCAAGAGTTGATGCAACGGTATAAGCGTATCAATATGACTGATACCACTCGCTGGAGCAACCAAGGGGCCCAGTTTACACGCCACTTATGGAATATGTTAGAGTTGGCTCGTGTGGTTACGTTGGGTGCGCTTAATCGAAATGAAAGTCGTGGTGCACACTATAAGCCAGAATTCCCAGAGCGCGATGACGAAAACTTCCTCAAGACGACGAAAGCGAAGTGGACTGCTGCGGGACCAGACCTTTCTTATGAAGATGTAGATACGTCGCTCATCAAACCACGTCCACGTCGTTATGATGTGGCGAAAGAGGGGGCGAAAACAAAATGA
- a CDS encoding electron transfer flavoprotein subunit alpha/FixB family protein yields the protein MSKNVLVLADVRDGGLRNVTLESLAAATQAAAGGTVTATVFGTKGKELVDQLAHYGADKVVVVENEILDQYTTDAYFQALREVIEHVKPDMILTGHTAVGRDVSPRIAARLNLGLMSDCTGMEVEGDKVVFTRPIYAGKAFMKKAAKEGIIFATLRPNNIAAGEPDTSRSAEVEELSVTIAAESLRTIVKEVVRKSTDGVDLSEARVIVSGGRGVKSEDGFKPLQELADVLGGAVGASRGAADAGYCDYALQIGQTGKVVTPDLYIACGISGAIQHLAGMSNSKIIVAINKDPEATIFNVADYGIVGDLFDVVPMLTEELKKVLADS from the coding sequence ATGAGCAAAAACGTACTGGTATTAGCAGATGTTCGTGATGGGGGCTTACGGAACGTAACCCTAGAATCTTTGGCGGCCGCAACGCAAGCAGCAGCGGGCGGAACCGTAACCGCTACTGTATTTGGTACCAAAGGTAAAGAATTAGTTGACCAACTGGCACATTACGGTGCAGATAAAGTGGTTGTAGTTGAAAATGAAATTCTTGATCAGTATACGACGGATGCATATTTTCAAGCTTTGCGCGAAGTGATTGAGCATGTGAAGCCAGATATGATTTTGACTGGACATACCGCAGTTGGTCGTGACGTGAGTCCACGGATCGCAGCTCGTCTTAACTTGGGATTGATGTCCGACTGCACAGGAATGGAAGTGGAGGGAGACAAAGTTGTCTTCACTCGTCCAATCTATGCTGGGAAAGCATTCATGAAGAAAGCAGCGAAAGAAGGAATCATTTTCGCTACGTTGCGCCCTAACAATATCGCCGCTGGCGAACCAGACACGAGCCGTAGCGCAGAAGTGGAAGAGCTATCTGTCACGATCGCTGCAGAATCTCTTCGTACCATCGTGAAAGAGGTTGTGCGTAAGTCTACCGATGGTGTAGATCTTTCCGAAGCGCGTGTGATCGTCTCGGGTGGTCGTGGGGTAAAAAGCGAAGATGGTTTTAAGCCACTACAAGAGTTAGCAGATGTACTGGGTGGCGCTGTAGGTGCATCCCGTGGTGCAGCTGACGCTGGTTATTGTGACTATGCCTTGCAAATTGGACAAACAGGGAAAGTAGTTACCCCGGATCTTTATATAGCTTGCGGAATTTCCGGTGCGATTCAACACTTGGCAGGGATGTCCAATTCGAAAATTATTGTTGCCATCAACAAAGATCCAGAAGCTACTATCTTCAATGTAGCTGACTACGGGATTGTAGGTGACCTTTTCGATGTAGTGCCTATGCTGACTGAAGAGCTAAAAAAAGTATTAGCAGATAGCTAA
- the sdhB gene encoding succinate dehydrogenase iron-sulfur subunit: MSTQTVEVIITRQDEPEQKPYQERFVLPYRQNMNVISALMEIQRNPVTADGKETTPIAWESNCLEEVCGACSMVINGKPRQACSALIDQLEQPVRVEPMKTFPVLRDLIIDRSQMFDTLKRVKAWIPIDGTYDLGPGPRLPENKRQWRYELSKCMTCGVCLQACPNVNSNSNFVGPFAAGQVNLFNEHPTGAMNRDERLEAIFDDGGVQECGNSQNCVQSCPKGIPLTTAIGALNWEGTKYIFRKWLKK; encoded by the coding sequence ATGAGCACGCAAACCGTAGAAGTGATCATTACTCGTCAAGATGAACCGGAACAAAAGCCATACCAAGAGCGCTTTGTGCTCCCCTATCGACAAAACATGAACGTGATTTCGGCTCTAATGGAGATTCAGCGCAATCCTGTGACGGCTGATGGGAAAGAGACGACGCCGATAGCATGGGAATCTAACTGCTTGGAAGAAGTTTGTGGTGCTTGTTCGATGGTAATCAATGGGAAGCCACGCCAGGCGTGTTCCGCTTTGATCGATCAATTAGAACAACCAGTGCGGGTAGAGCCGATGAAAACTTTTCCTGTGTTACGTGACCTCATTATTGATCGCAGTCAAATGTTTGATACGCTGAAGCGCGTGAAAGCATGGATTCCGATTGATGGTACGTATGATTTAGGTCCAGGACCACGATTACCGGAGAATAAACGGCAATGGCGTTATGAGCTCTCCAAATGTATGACTTGTGGAGTATGCTTACAAGCATGTCCAAATGTAAATTCTAATTCTAACTTTGTGGGTCCATTTGCTGCTGGTCAAGTTAACCTTTTTAATGAGCATCCAACGGGCGCGATGAATAGAGACGAACGCCTGGAAGCGATCTTTGACGATGGCGGAGTTCAGGAGTGCGGAAACTCACAAAACTGCGTGCAGTCTTGTCCTAAAGGAATTCCGCTCACGACTGCGATCGGTGCTCTTAACTGGGAAGGAACAAAGTATATCTTCCGCAAGTGGTTGAAAAAATAA
- a CDS encoding penicillin-binding transpeptidase domain-containing protein: MKVYLRWVIPLILVCTFLFLPACESKPTAEEVLTTYFTHWNKQNYEEMYGLISPESKQHIKKKDFIQKHKMIVDKVKLTSVALTLKTEEDDKQYEPTEGIPYEWNISSTTYKELSFSGKVTFTESEEGWRIQWKHSLLFPDLTADDSVEEVRGVWGERGQIRTSAGEILADNKKITQIGVIPQQIEKEDDLLKQLATQFSLKKEDIKEKLEAKWVKPYHFIPIAQVDAEDSKTIENAIAISGVSARESSKRHYPYAEVTAHFTGYMDTITDEQLKTWKEKGYREGDWVGHSGLEESTDARLRGVASTRLLILDHEGRSKKELAATTPKDGEDVVVTLDLKLQKELYNMIKGDAASAVAFHPKTGALLAAVSYPSFDPNVEIRNWNQRRRFAAAAVPGSTMKPLTAAIGLETEAIKPDTTFNTNAGKWQKDSSWGGYFIRRVSNPGGGVDLNEGMAWSDNIYFARTGVKVGAEEMEKYLRLFGFGQKIPSDLFVDQSQFSNSGQLDNEILLADTSYGQGQLLISPYHLALTYTPFVNEGNLLKPQVLIEGENEQIEPQAWQEQLISKENAASVYSALKEVVTKPSGTAHDLNISGATIAAKTGTAELKASRDDKNSIEYGWLTVIAGKKDKEPDLLITTMFEGVQNRGGSHYNSSKLRPLLQKRYQ, translated from the coding sequence ATGAAAGTTTATCTCCGCTGGGTGATCCCACTTATACTTGTGTGTACGTTTTTATTTTTACCCGCTTGTGAATCAAAACCTACAGCGGAAGAAGTACTTACCACTTACTTCACACACTGGAATAAGCAAAACTACGAAGAAATGTATGGTCTCATTAGCCCCGAATCAAAACAACATATAAAAAAGAAAGACTTTATTCAAAAACACAAAATGATAGTGGATAAAGTGAAACTAACCTCCGTTGCACTTACATTAAAAACAGAGGAAGATGATAAACAGTACGAGCCGACTGAGGGCATCCCTTACGAGTGGAACATATCATCCACCACATATAAAGAGCTATCCTTCTCAGGTAAGGTCACTTTTACGGAAAGCGAAGAAGGATGGCGCATCCAATGGAAACACTCCCTCCTCTTCCCTGATCTAACCGCTGATGATTCCGTTGAAGAAGTCCGCGGTGTATGGGGAGAACGTGGACAAATACGAACGAGTGCTGGCGAGATCTTGGCTGATAATAAAAAAATTACCCAAATCGGAGTAATTCCCCAACAAATTGAAAAAGAAGATGACCTGCTTAAACAGCTTGCCACCCAATTCTCTCTTAAAAAAGAGGACATTAAAGAGAAGCTGGAAGCTAAGTGGGTAAAACCTTATCATTTCATTCCAATCGCACAGGTGGATGCTGAAGATAGTAAAACGATCGAAAATGCCATCGCTATTTCAGGGGTAAGCGCACGAGAGAGTAGCAAGCGTCATTACCCTTATGCCGAAGTTACTGCTCACTTTACAGGCTATATGGACACAATTACCGATGAACAGCTAAAAACTTGGAAAGAAAAAGGATACCGTGAAGGCGACTGGGTCGGACATTCTGGCTTGGAAGAATCTACTGACGCCCGTCTGCGTGGTGTGGCTTCCACACGACTTTTAATATTAGATCATGAAGGAAGAAGTAAGAAGGAGCTGGCTGCCACCACACCTAAAGATGGAGAAGATGTTGTCGTCACACTCGATTTAAAGTTACAAAAAGAGCTTTACAACATGATTAAAGGAGACGCAGCTTCTGCTGTCGCCTTCCATCCTAAGACGGGTGCTTTACTTGCTGCCGTCAGTTACCCTTCGTTTGATCCGAACGTAGAAATACGTAATTGGAACCAACGTCGTCGCTTTGCCGCGGCAGCCGTACCTGGCTCTACTATGAAACCCTTAACCGCCGCCATCGGTTTAGAGACGGAAGCGATAAAGCCAGATACCACGTTTAATACAAATGCAGGTAAGTGGCAAAAAGACTCATCTTGGGGCGGATATTTCATTCGGCGTGTATCCAATCCTGGCGGTGGTGTCGACTTAAACGAAGGTATGGCTTGGTCTGATAATATCTACTTTGCACGCACAGGCGTCAAAGTAGGAGCAGAAGAAATGGAGAAATATCTACGACTGTTTGGCTTTGGACAAAAAATCCCTTCTGATCTTTTTGTTGATCAATCACAGTTCTCCAATAGTGGACAACTAGATAATGAAATCTTATTAGCTGACACCTCTTATGGACAAGGACAATTGCTCATAAGCCCCTATCATCTTGCGCTTACTTATACACCCTTCGTAAACGAAGGAAATCTGCTCAAACCACAAGTATTAATAGAAGGAGAGAATGAACAAATTGAGCCGCAAGCTTGGCAGGAACAACTAATCTCAAAAGAGAATGCAGCTTCAGTCTACTCCGCTTTAAAAGAAGTCGTTACCAAACCTTCTGGAACTGCACACGATTTAAATATATCAGGAGCCACCATCGCTGCTAAAACAGGCACCGCTGAATTAAAAGCTAGTCGCGACGACAAAAATTCGATAGAATATGGGTGGTTAACCGTAATTGCAGGTAAGAAGGATAAGGAGCCGGATCTCCTCATTACAACCATGTTTGAAGGCGTGCAAAATCGCGGTGGAAGTCACTATAATTCATCCAAATTGAGACCACTATTACAAAAACGGTACCAATAA
- a CDS encoding DNA alkylation repair protein: MATPYLCPTCGTNRTRFNLIEQVAQSVKKDPQTGDITETIIAPDPLHIFYQGASYLVQCGVCGQVETEERFIKSAQAQPMPFLYS; encoded by the coding sequence ATGGCAACACCCTACCTATGCCCCACTTGTGGAACCAACCGTACTCGCTTTAATCTTATCGAACAAGTAGCCCAGTCGGTTAAAAAAGATCCTCAAACCGGGGATATCACAGAAACGATCATAGCTCCAGATCCACTTCATATCTTTTATCAAGGGGCTTCTTATCTTGTCCAATGTGGAGTATGTGGACAAGTGGAAACAGAGGAACGATTCATTAAATCAGCCCAAGCCCAACCCATGCCTTTTCTCTACTCCTAG